The Deinococcus aerolatus genome includes a region encoding these proteins:
- a CDS encoding NADPH-dependent F420 reductase, producing the protein MLAVSHTAVQDLAQQLRDQLAGKVVVDISNPLTADFTGLPISGHTSAAEEPATLIPDSHVVKAFNTTFAGTLVEGHVAGQSLDVLIAGDDRAAITAIVELANAGGLRGIDAGSLERARRLEGLGFLGTQLQFTQNTNFTSTWKFLV; encoded by the coding sequence GTGCTCGCGGTGTCCCACACGGCTGTACAGGACCTCGCCCAGCAGCTCAGAGATCAGCTGGCCGGCAAGGTCGTGGTGGACATCAGCAATCCCCTCACCGCCGACTTCACGGGCCTGCCCATCAGTGGCCACACCAGCGCTGCAGAAGAACCCGCGACGCTCATCCCTGACAGCCACGTCGTGAAGGCCTTCAATACCACCTTCGCCGGCACACTGGTGGAGGGGCACGTGGCCGGCCAGTCGTTGGACGTGCTGATCGCCGGGGATGACAGGGCCGCGATAACGGCCATCGTCGAACTGGCGAATGCAGGCGGGCTGCGCGGCATCGACGCGGGTTCCCTGGAGCGTGCCCGTCGGCTTGAAGGCCTCGGGTTCCTCGGGACTCAGCTGCAATTCACCCAGAACACGAACTTCACCAGCACCTGGAAATTCCTCGTCTGA
- a CDS encoding 3-hydroxyacyl-CoA dehydrogenase NAD-binding domain-containing protein, giving the protein MLPITLALLAAAVLGATVWNVTRRPRASAIQAPSPASTTTPSLHPDSPFKETHMTHLTVIGAGNMGRGIAHVAARGGNTITIIDRNPSDAQTLAAEVQAASPTSRSRPPRLISR; this is encoded by the coding sequence ATGCTTCCCATCACTCTCGCGCTCCTGGCCGCTGCTGTTCTCGGCGCGACCGTCTGGAACGTAACCCGCAGGCCCCGCGCCTCAGCCATTCAAGCACCTTCACCCGCCTCCACGACAACCCCCTCCCTTCACCCTGATTCACCCTTCAAGGAGACCCATATGACCCACCTCACCGTCATCGGCGCCGGCAACATGGGCCGTGGCATCGCGCACGTCGCTGCCCGCGGCGGGAACACCATCACCATCATCGACCGCAACCCCAGCGACGCCCAGACGCTCGCGGCTGAAGTGCAGGCCGCGTCCCCAACGTCACGGTCCAGGCCACCACGCTTGATCAGCCGCTGA
- a CDS encoding VOC family protein yields the protein MTQLPTPTLTRTDLTLGAIELTVADLNRSVTFYRQLLGMTVLTSTLERVTLGLPDRPLLALETRPGAHPAPPSSPGLYHLAVLLPTRADLARWVQHAARLGLRTGQSDHLVSEAFYLNDPDGHGIEVYRDRPRDTWRWQDGQVQMAGDPIDMNSLLAEPGANTPFDSLPEGTTLGHVHLRVTDLQATEAFYRGVLGFDVVSRWPGALFISVGGYHHHFGLNTWQSEHGAPAPRGSSGLLRVNVNLPEAQDLDELESRLRAAGVMFTHEHHSLDVRDPAGNALRFHAERTS from the coding sequence ATGACTCAGTTGCCCACCCCTACCCTGACCCGCACGGACCTCACGCTCGGCGCCATTGAACTCACCGTCGCGGACCTGAACCGCAGCGTCACGTTCTACCGGCAGCTCCTTGGGATGACCGTGCTGACCTCCACCCTTGAGCGCGTCACCCTCGGCCTTCCTGACCGCCCCCTGCTTGCTCTGGAAACCCGTCCGGGCGCGCACCCCGCCCCCCCATCCTCACCCGGCCTGTACCACCTCGCGGTCCTGCTTCCCACCCGCGCTGACCTGGCCCGTTGGGTCCAGCATGCGGCGCGACTGGGCCTGCGCACCGGCCAGAGTGACCACCTTGTCAGCGAAGCCTTTTATCTCAACGACCCGGACGGGCACGGCATCGAGGTGTACCGCGACCGTCCGCGCGACACCTGGCGCTGGCAGGACGGTCAGGTGCAGATGGCCGGCGACCCCATCGACATGAACAGCCTGCTCGCCGAGCCCGGCGCGAATACGCCTTTCGACAGCCTGCCTGAAGGGACCACCCTCGGGCACGTGCACCTGCGGGTCACCGACCTCCAGGCGACGGAGGCCTTCTACCGCGGCGTGCTGGGCTTCGACGTGGTGTCTCGCTGGCCCGGCGCCCTGTTCATCTCCGTGGGCGGGTACCACCACCATTTTGGGCTGAACACCTGGCAGAGCGAACATGGTGCCCCCGCTCCCCGGGGATCCAGCGGGCTGCTGCGCGTGAACGTGAACCTGCCTGAAGCGCAGGACCTTGATGAACTCGAGAGCCGCCTGCGTGCGGCGGGAGTGATGTTCACCCATGAACACCACAGCCTTGACGT
- a CDS encoding DoxX family protein — protein sequence MTTQEASQTRTFATVHRVDIALAVLRVVIGIIFIAHGYQKIAIYTLPGTVEAFTGMGAPFPGLTAPLIAFIELLGGAALVAGLFTRIAAPLLALNMLGALLLVHVKAGFFNPNGVEFPLALLAATVTLSLTGAGRYAIDTLRTRNA from the coding sequence ATGACCACCCAAGAAGCCAGCCAGACCCGCACCTTCGCCACCGTTCACCGCGTCGACATCGCTCTGGCCGTCCTGCGCGTCGTGATCGGCATCATCTTCATTGCCCACGGCTACCAGAAGATCGCCATCTACACCCTGCCCGGCACCGTTGAGGCCTTCACCGGCATGGGCGCCCCCTTCCCCGGGCTGACCGCACCCCTGATCGCCTTCATCGAACTGCTGGGCGGCGCCGCCCTGGTCGCGGGCCTCTTCACCCGCATCGCCGCTCCCCTCCTCGCCCTCAACATGCTCGGCGCGCTCCTCCTCGTTCACGTCAAGGCCGGCTTCTTCAACCCGAACGGCGTCGAATTCCCCCTCGCGCTGCTGGCTGCCACCGTCACCCTCTCCCTGACGGGTGCTGGCCGCTACGCCATCGATACCCTTCGCACCAGGAACGCCTAA